The Gopherus evgoodei ecotype Sinaloan lineage unplaced genomic scaffold, rGopEvg1_v1.p scaffold_34_arrow_ctg1, whole genome shotgun sequence genome window below encodes:
- the LOC115641328 gene encoding histone H3.3 has protein sequence MARTKQTARKSTGGKAPRKQLATKAARKSAPSTGGVKKPHRYRPGTVALREIRRYQKSTELLIRKLPFQRLVREIAQDFKTDLRFQSAAIGALQEASEAYLVGLFEDTNLCAIHAKRVTIMPKDIQLARRIRGERA, from the exons ATGGCCCGTACCAAGCAGACCGCTCGTAAGTCCACTGGTGGGAAAGCCCCCCGGAAGCAACTGGCCACCAAAGCAGCCAGGAAAAGTGCACCCTCCACTGGGGGAGTGAAGAAACCTCATCGTTACAG GCCTGGCACTGTGGCCCTTCGAGAGATCCGGCGGTACCAAAAATCTACTGAGCTGCTGATTCGCAAACTCCCGTTCCAGCGTCTGGTCCGTGAAATCGCTCAGGACTTCAAGACGGATCTGCGGTTCCAGAGTGCGGCCATCGGAGCCCTGCAG GAAGCCAGTGAGGCTTATCTCGTGGGTCTCTTTGAAGACACCAACTTGTGTGCAATCCACGCCAAAAGAGTCACCATTATGCCAAAAGACATCCAGCTGGCACGTCGTATCCGCGGCGAGCGGGCTTAA